From a single Deltaproteobacteria bacterium genomic region:
- a CDS encoding nitroreductase family deazaflavin-dependent oxidoreductase — MKDKSGFLKDALAWYGSTRVGAWTIINLGSHLDKWLIKASGGRLNTTFAWPCLVLTTKGARTGRPRTTPLVYIEDGGNIVLIASKRGNPSHPSWYINLRANPEVEVFLGGETKTCTATDAEGEERERLWQKAVKLYSGYEKYRKRAGERQIPVVVLKPL; from the coding sequence ATGAAGGATAAAAGCGGATTCTTAAAAGATGCGCTCGCCTGGTACGGCTCGACGAGGGTAGGGGCGTGGACGATTATAAATCTCGGGTCGCATCTGGATAAATGGCTTATTAAGGCTTCGGGCGGGCGGCTGAACACCACCTTCGCATGGCCGTGCCTCGTGCTCACTACAAAGGGCGCCAGAACGGGCAGACCGAGGACGACCCCTCTGGTCTACATCGAGGACGGCGGCAACATCGTTCTGATTGCGTCTAAGAGAGGGAACCCGAGCCACCCCTCCTGGTATATAAATCTCCGGGCAAATCCCGAAGTCGAGGTATTCCTCGGCGGTGAAACAAAAACCTGTACAGCGACAGATGCGGAAGGGGAAGAGCGCGAGAGGCTCTGGCAAAAAGCCGTCAAGCTTTACTCCGGGTACGAGAAATACAGGAAGAGAGCGGGGGAGAGACAAATTCCGGTCGTTGTGCTTAAACCTTTGTAA
- a CDS encoding sodium:solute symporter, with amino-acid sequence MNVLDWLVVIVYIVVLLTLSRYLSRRQDSVEDYYLGGRSLPWWTIGLSTMATQLGAISFISAPAFVALKPGGGLTWLGYEFAVPAAVIFVMIFIIPVIHAEKVVSVYEYLERRFDPATRSIVSFIFQIGRGLATGVSIYAIGLVLSAVWKFPLVPTILAIGVVTVIYDVWGGIKAVVFSDVIQMVILTAGILICGIAAYNLTGGWENVFSAFEKERLEIMRLSTHGFGDGDDFSFWALLLGGFFLYISYYGCDQSQIQREICAKTLDDAKRSLMLNGIARFFIVSAYLAMGLLIGAFAYRNEYFMSLIPKDKVDYMVPVFVLNYLPHGLIGFIVVALLAAFMSSLDSSINSLSAATMRDIYQRYVRPEADGKHYFLWSKILTVFWGAVCTGFAFFVGSISDTIIEAINKVGSLFYGPVLAAFVLGILIRRTSAAGAKAGVLAGVSVNLILWIGFPGVSWLWWNVTGCLSAIGTGYLLSFFYPNKKIAETSGRAFADEGGNWRRGYIILVLYFFAIIFLSYAVQRLWLG; translated from the coding sequence ATGAACGTACTCGACTGGCTTGTCGTTATTGTTTACATAGTTGTCCTGCTCACCCTCAGCAGGTACCTAAGCCGGAGGCAGGACAGTGTCGAAGACTACTATCTCGGAGGAAGGTCTTTACCCTGGTGGACCATAGGGCTGTCCACTATGGCGACGCAGCTTGGCGCGATAAGCTTTATTTCCGCCCCTGCCTTTGTGGCGCTCAAGCCCGGGGGCGGGCTTACATGGCTCGGTTACGAGTTCGCGGTCCCGGCAGCCGTCATCTTCGTGATGATTTTTATCATTCCCGTTATACACGCTGAGAAAGTCGTAAGCGTTTACGAGTATCTTGAGAGGCGCTTCGACCCCGCGACGCGCTCTATCGTGAGCTTTATATTCCAGATAGGAAGGGGGCTTGCGACAGGGGTAAGCATTTACGCCATAGGTCTTGTTCTCTCTGCCGTGTGGAAATTTCCCCTCGTCCCTACAATCCTTGCGATAGGTGTAGTAACTGTAATATACGACGTCTGGGGAGGCATCAAGGCCGTTGTCTTCAGCGATGTTATTCAGATGGTCATACTTACCGCGGGAATCCTGATTTGCGGTATAGCCGCCTATAATCTCACCGGAGGGTGGGAGAATGTTTTCTCGGCGTTTGAAAAGGAGCGTCTGGAAATTATGAGGCTCAGTACGCACGGCTTCGGAGACGGCGACGACTTCAGCTTCTGGGCTCTTCTTCTGGGCGGTTTCTTCCTCTACATATCCTATTACGGCTGTGATCAGAGCCAGATACAGCGTGAGATCTGCGCTAAAACACTGGATGACGCGAAGAGGTCGCTTATGCTAAATGGCATAGCGCGTTTTTTTATCGTGTCCGCCTACCTCGCCATGGGCCTCCTGATCGGCGCCTTCGCCTACCGGAACGAATATTTCATGAGCCTCATACCAAAAGACAAGGTCGATTACATGGTCCCTGTATTCGTGCTGAATTATCTCCCCCACGGCCTTATCGGTTTCATAGTTGTGGCGCTGCTTGCGGCGTTTATGTCGAGCCTCGACTCCTCTATCAATTCCCTGAGCGCGGCGACCATGAGAGACATTTATCAGCGCTACGTAAGGCCCGAAGCGGACGGCAAGCACTATTTTCTGTGGTCGAAAATCCTGACCGTTTTCTGGGGCGCCGTATGCACCGGGTTCGCGTTTTTCGTGGGTAGTATTTCCGACACGATAATAGAGGCTATAAACAAGGTGGGCTCTCTTTTTTACGGTCCTGTTCTGGCCGCTTTTGTCCTGGGAATACTTATCAGGAGAACGAGCGCCGCCGGAGCCAAAGCCGGCGTGCTCGCCGGCGTATCGGTCAATCTCATCCTCTGGATAGGGTTTCCGGGAGTCTCATGGCTTTGGTGGAACGTGACGGGATGTTTATCGGCTATCGGGACGGGATATCTGCTGAGCTTCTTTTATCCCAATAAAAAAATTGCCGAGACTTCCGGGAGGGCTTTTGCGGATGAGGGAGGCAATTGGAGGAGAGGCTATATAATATTGGTGCTCTATTTTTTTGCAATCATTTTCTTGAGTTACGCCGTTCAGCGCCTCTGGCTCGGATAA
- a CDS encoding glycosyltransferase yields the protein MENARPSFSIIIPTYERFKELDACLDSITNIEYPEDKFEVIVVDDGSTNSPEDVVKAYQTRIDVKLIIQEHAGPAAARNRGAREATGKFLAFTDDDCKPSRDWLGKLADRFTQDEDCLVAGRTANALPDNPYSTASQLIVDYLHAYNNNKGSRFLTSNNMALSRERFWEAGGFDTSFPLAAGEDREFCDRCLYNGFRTVYDPDVIVNHAHPLTFGKFLRQHFNYGIGAFNFHEIRARRSRQKMRIEPFSFYVNLILYPRKARNKQKLKLSVLMFLSQVANAWGYFRKRSAELIRNKQDNRKGSRLH from the coding sequence ATGGAAAATGCAAGACCTTCTTTCTCGATCATAATACCGACCTACGAACGATTCAAGGAGCTGGATGCCTGCCTTGATTCGATAACTAATATTGAATATCCCGAAGACAAATTCGAGGTGATAGTAGTCGATGACGGGAGCACAAACAGTCCTGAAGATGTAGTGAAGGCTTATCAGACAAGGATCGATGTCAAATTGATCATTCAGGAGCATGCGGGGCCGGCTGCGGCGCGAAACAGGGGAGCCCGCGAGGCTACTGGCAAATTCCTCGCATTCACGGACGACGACTGCAAGCCTTCTCGTGACTGGCTCGGCAAACTGGCTGACAGGTTTACCCAAGATGAAGACTGCCTTGTAGCCGGAAGAACCGCCAACGCGTTACCGGATAACCCCTACTCGACGGCGAGTCAGCTGATTGTCGATTATCTGCATGCCTATAACAACAACAAAGGGTCAAGGTTTCTTACATCGAATAATATGGCGCTGTCGCGGGAGCGGTTTTGGGAAGCAGGCGGATTCGATACGTCATTCCCTCTTGCCGCCGGGGAGGACCGAGAATTTTGCGACAGGTGTCTTTATAACGGTTTTAGAACTGTCTACGACCCGGATGTGATCGTTAATCACGCCCATCCGCTTACATTCGGGAAATTCCTGAGGCAGCATTTCAATTACGGGATCGGCGCCTTCAATTTTCACGAAATACGGGCAAGAAGGTCCCGGCAAAAAATGCGGATTGAGCCTTTTTCCTTTTATGTCAATTTGATTCTTTACCCCCGGAAGGCCCGGAATAAACAGAAACTAAAACTCTCAGTGCTGATGTTCCTGTCTCAGGTTGCAAACGCGTGGGGCTATTTCCGGAAGAGATCGGCAGAGCTTATCAGAAATAAACAGGATAATCGTAAAGGGTCGCGGCTACATTAA
- the asnB gene encoding asparagine synthase (glutamine-hydrolyzing): MCGICGFIDDDDIPLSDNLNMLERIRHRGPDQVGVYLDGEIRTGLGIEDLEFDKRDGNISLAQARLEIVGGRDGVQPVSGERTTLVHNGEIYNHKELRKLLQHRDMSSESDSEILVHLIEEYYTGDLLDAVKKAMPLLDGMYAFAITDGKSLVLARDPIGKKPLYFTNGFPFYFASERKALVSGNGNLKRVMPGKLVEVRNNEIKIHDGYEIEKPPIEINDMDEALNAYEDAFERSMDKRVYGLDKVGVLFSGGIDSVLVARALQLKGLKVTCYTVGTRGSSDMEMALKAAKELGLDIRVEYLTENLIRKYLAEIIEAIELNGLLQVEVAIPMYIAARKCSEDGHKVMFSGQAADELFAGYTWYRDVVKDEGHLCLHNKLWEDIDKLYEDTLEREDRMAMAHSIEIRAPFLDRELIRTAMRIAPHLKLNNADDVYGKRVHRELALRKGIPREFAYREKSPAQEGTGIHEMIESIAAKHFEGREVKEVDLLDYGSNYRYLGNHYGTPEMAALLSEITEKNNVEFIADHGEN, translated from the coding sequence ATGTGTGGCATATGTGGGTTTATTGACGATGATGACATTCCGTTGTCGGATAATTTAAATATGCTTGAGAGGATACGCCACAGGGGGCCTGATCAGGTCGGCGTATATCTGGATGGTGAAATCCGTACGGGGCTCGGTATAGAAGATTTGGAATTCGACAAGAGAGACGGGAATATCTCTCTCGCGCAGGCAAGGCTCGAAATAGTCGGCGGGCGCGACGGTGTACAGCCTGTTTCGGGAGAGCGTACAACTCTTGTGCATAACGGGGAAATATATAATCATAAAGAATTGAGAAAACTCCTCCAGCACAGGGATATGTCCAGCGAGAGCGACAGTGAGATCCTCGTCCACCTTATAGAAGAATACTATACGGGCGATCTTCTGGACGCTGTTAAAAAAGCGATGCCCCTTCTCGACGGAATGTACGCGTTCGCAATCACGGATGGAAAGTCCCTGGTTCTCGCCAGAGATCCGATAGGCAAAAAGCCGCTTTACTTCACGAACGGGTTCCCTTTTTATTTCGCATCCGAGAGAAAAGCGCTGGTAAGCGGAAATGGAAATTTGAAGAGGGTAATGCCCGGTAAATTAGTAGAAGTCAGGAACAACGAAATTAAGATTCATGACGGATATGAGATCGAAAAACCGCCGATAGAAATAAACGATATGGATGAAGCGTTAAACGCATACGAAGATGCTTTTGAGCGTTCCATGGATAAGCGCGTTTACGGGCTGGATAAAGTCGGGGTGTTGTTTTCAGGCGGTATAGACAGTGTTCTGGTGGCCCGCGCGCTGCAGCTCAAGGGTCTCAAGGTTACATGTTATACGGTCGGAACCAGGGGCAGCTCCGATATGGAAATGGCCTTGAAGGCCGCAAAGGAGCTGGGTCTCGATATCAGGGTCGAATACCTTACGGAAAATCTGATCCGCAAATATCTTGCCGAAATCATCGAGGCTATAGAACTTAACGGCCTGCTGCAGGTTGAGGTGGCGATTCCGATGTACATTGCCGCCAGGAAGTGTAGTGAGGATGGGCACAAGGTCATGTTCAGCGGCCAGGCGGCGGACGAGCTCTTCGCCGGCTACACTTGGTACCGCGATGTCGTGAAAGATGAAGGTCATCTTTGTCTTCACAACAAACTGTGGGAAGATATCGACAAGCTCTACGAGGACACTCTCGAGAGGGAAGACCGTATGGCCATGGCCCACTCGATTGAAATAAGGGCTCCGTTTCTGGACAGGGAGCTTATCAGAACCGCTATGAGGATAGCCCCCCATCTGAAGCTCAATAACGCTGATGACGTTTACGGAAAACGCGTGCACAGAGAGCTTGCGCTCAGGAAGGGCATCCCCAGAGAGTTTGCCTACAGGGAGAAATCACCCGCACAGGAAGGAACGGGTATTCACGAAATGATCGAATCGATTGCCGCCAAGCATTTCGAGGGAAGAGAGGTCAAGGAAGTCGACCTGCTTGATTACGGGAGCAATTATCGTTACCTCGGAAATCATTACGGAACACCTGAAATGGCGGCCTTGCTGAGTGAAATCACCGAGAAGAACAACGTCGAGTTTATCGCGGATCACGGGGAGAATTAG
- a CDS encoding TfoX/Sxy family protein, translating into MAFDEKLAGRIRKLLEERNGTEKKMFGGIAFMLSGHMCCGVLDDQLMARVGPDRYESALDEKHVRVMDFTGKPMKGYVYVGPGGCRSDKDLKKWVGRCVEFVSTLPPRKAKK; encoded by the coding sequence ATGGCATTCGATGAGAAACTGGCCGGAAGAATAAGGAAGTTACTGGAAGAACGGAATGGAACGGAGAAGAAGATGTTCGGCGGCATCGCTTTCATGCTGAGCGGACACATGTGCTGCGGTGTCCTGGACGACCAGCTGATGGCCAGGGTCGGGCCGGACCGGTATGAAAGCGCCCTCGATGAAAAACACGTAAGGGTTATGGACTTTACGGGAAAACCGATGAAGGGCTACGTTTACGTCGGGCCCGGAGGATGCAGGTCGGACAAGGATCTCAAGAAATGGGTCGGGCGGTGCGTTGAGTTCGTATCGACGCTTCCGCCTAGGAAGGCGAAGAAGTAA
- a CDS encoding DUF1059 domain-containing protein has protein sequence MGERKKIDCRKMPSESNCTLAISGTEEEVLPIAVYHAITIHGHEDTPELKEQIRAMLEDED, from the coding sequence ATGGGAGAAAGAAAGAAAATAGATTGTAGAAAAATGCCGAGCGAGAGCAACTGCACACTCGCTATAAGTGGAACGGAAGAGGAAGTTTTACCAATTGCTGTATATCATGCAATTACTATCCACGGCCATGAAGATACGCCTGAACTTAAAGAGCAAATTAGAGCTATGCTCGAAGACGAAGACTAA
- a CDS encoding PAS domain S-box protein, producing MYKNPDAHKNDFFSILDNVPDAMVVTNNEGKIVLINHQTEKLFGYSEEELLGETVEILLPERFRKEHKRHRGSYYDEPKVRPMGRGISVIGRRRDGSEVPLEISLSPWRNGDEFLVISAIRDITERERTEKELKWKNKNLEMLNTVTQAVHKSHDLDEVYKIALDMATELENVDIACIYLVDRGRKEAVLQAYRNLPEEYIGRAQRIPYSSGITWEVINSGKVLNIENIQKDPNIGQAGKSLGHLAVLGIPITSREGVIGVIWFSSYKERTFGEQEVALLTSIGDQIATAIAKAKLYRDLARKSRYEEIIRTVVQNVHSSLDLQEVLENAAVSLIENIEVVDIVGIYMVEGEEAVLKAHGGLTDSYIKRAGRIPYPKGFTWKTILEGEPRYCADAGKDNYIGPAGKKEGIKSYLSMPLVNEDKTVGCINITSKQKNTFDREELKLLEAVSHQISVAIKNAKQAELLLESEERLSAVLNNTPNVSIQSYDIDGRVLYWNKAAENIFGWSRDQALGKTLDQLILDKESTNEFVSVLKSVDKSNEPFGPSEWNYKGREGNKGTVYSTIFPIPSSGGKKEFICMDIDITERKRMEEELLKVQKLESVGILAGGIAHDFNNLLTGIMGNISVARLRAEKGRPINEMLQEAEKATLRATNLTSQLLTFSKGEAPIKQLSSLDDIIRESAGFVLTGSNVRCEYTIPSDLWSAEVDKGQISQVINNLVINAQQAMPEGGVIRLSAENTTEVKKHNTLREGRYVRISVKDSGTGIPKEYLQKIFDPYFTTKQRGSGLGLAICYSIINKHAGLITVNSEMGEGTIFSVYIPASGERIQKYKEGVKNVLEDGEGRILVMDDEEMIRKVVEFILEDTGYEVRFAKDGAEALELYKEAMKRGNAFDAVILDLTVPGGMGGKETMENLIMIDPNVRGIVSSGYLNDPEMADFEKYGFKGIVSKPYDVQELIMVLHKVICTER from the coding sequence GTGTACAAGAACCCGGATGCACATAAAAATGACTTCTTTAGTATTCTGGATAACGTCCCCGATGCCATGGTTGTTACTAACAACGAGGGGAAGATTGTACTGATCAACCACCAGACAGAAAAATTATTCGGCTACTCTGAAGAGGAATTGCTCGGAGAGACGGTCGAGATCTTGTTGCCTGAGCGTTTTCGTAAAGAACACAAGAGACATCGTGGGAGCTACTATGATGAACCTAAAGTAAGGCCTATGGGAAGAGGTATAAGCGTTATTGGAAGACGTAGAGACGGAAGCGAAGTTCCATTGGAGATCAGCCTGTCTCCATGGAGAAATGGGGATGAATTTCTTGTCATATCGGCTATCCGCGACATTACCGAGCGCGAGAGAACCGAGAAGGAATTAAAGTGGAAAAACAAGAACCTAGAAATGCTGAATACCGTCACCCAGGCAGTACACAAATCCCATGATCTGGATGAGGTTTACAAGATTGCCCTGGATATGGCCACAGAGCTGGAAAATGTAGATATAGCATGTATATATCTGGTGGATAGAGGTAGAAAAGAAGCCGTTCTCCAGGCCTACAGGAACCTGCCTGAAGAGTACATTGGCAGGGCTCAGCGAATACCATATTCCAGTGGTATTACATGGGAAGTTATTAACTCCGGCAAGGTGCTAAATATCGAAAATATCCAAAAAGATCCGAATATTGGACAAGCAGGCAAGAGCCTCGGACATCTGGCTGTCCTGGGAATACCTATAACTTCGCGGGAGGGAGTAATAGGAGTCATCTGGTTCTCCAGCTATAAAGAGCGAACATTCGGGGAGCAGGAGGTAGCCTTGCTTACCTCTATCGGCGATCAGATCGCTACAGCCATAGCCAAGGCCAAGCTGTACAGAGACCTGGCGAGAAAGAGCCGGTATGAGGAAATCATAAGAACCGTTGTACAGAATGTCCACAGTTCACTCGATTTACAGGAAGTTCTCGAGAATGCAGCCGTATCCCTGATCGAGAATATAGAGGTTGTGGATATTGTTGGGATTTACATGGTAGAAGGAGAGGAGGCTGTTTTGAAAGCCCACGGAGGTTTGACCGACTCTTATATAAAGCGGGCCGGAAGAATCCCCTATCCGAAGGGTTTTACATGGAAGACCATACTGGAAGGGGAACCCAGGTATTGCGCGGATGCGGGAAAGGATAATTATATAGGTCCTGCCGGAAAGAAAGAGGGAATAAAAAGTTATTTGTCCATGCCCCTGGTAAATGAAGATAAGACTGTAGGTTGTATAAACATTACTTCCAAACAAAAGAATACTTTTGATAGAGAAGAGTTAAAGCTGCTTGAGGCAGTGTCGCATCAAATTTCGGTTGCAATAAAGAACGCCAAACAGGCGGAGTTGCTTCTTGAAAGTGAGGAACGATTAAGTGCTGTATTAAACAATACTCCAAACGTGTCAATCCAGAGTTATGATATAGACGGCAGGGTTTTATACTGGAACAAAGCTGCGGAGAATATATTTGGTTGGTCGCGGGATCAGGCATTGGGAAAAACTCTGGATCAATTAATATTAGACAAGGAATCCACAAATGAGTTTGTTTCAGTCCTCAAGTCTGTAGATAAATCAAATGAACCTTTTGGTCCCAGTGAATGGAATTATAAGGGCAGAGAAGGGAATAAAGGTACTGTCTATTCTACAATATTTCCCATTCCCTCATCGGGAGGCAAAAAAGAATTCATTTGTATGGATATTGACATCACCGAACGGAAACGCATGGAGGAAGAGCTTCTTAAGGTACAGAAACTGGAATCCGTAGGTATCCTGGCCGGTGGAATTGCACATGACTTCAACAACCTGTTAACCGGAATAATGGGCAACATCTCCGTTGCCAGATTACGCGCGGAAAAAGGTAGGCCTATTAATGAAATGCTGCAAGAGGCGGAGAAAGCAACACTGAGGGCGACTAATTTAACCAGTCAGCTGCTTACCTTCTCCAAGGGCGAAGCGCCGATAAAGCAATTATCATCTCTTGACGATATAATAAGGGAATCTGCTGGTTTTGTCTTAACGGGATCCAATGTCAGATGTGAATATACCATACCCTCGGACCTCTGGTCGGCAGAAGTTGATAAAGGGCAGATTAGTCAGGTCATAAACAACCTTGTGATAAATGCACAGCAGGCAATGCCGGAAGGAGGGGTTATCCGGCTGAGTGCCGAGAATACAACTGAAGTTAAAAAACATAATACTTTGAGAGAGGGACGTTACGTAAGGATAAGCGTAAAAGATTCGGGGACTGGAATACCTAAGGAATACTTACAGAAGATATTTGATCCTTATTTTACAACGAAGCAGAGAGGAAGCGGTCTTGGCCTTGCGATATGCTACTCAATAATCAACAAGCACGCGGGGCTAATCACCGTAAACTCCGAGATGGGGGAGGGAACAATCTTCTCTGTGTACATTCCTGCAAGTGGGGAACGTATTCAAAAATATAAAGAGGGGGTAAAGAATGTTCTGGAGGATGGAGAGGGAAGAATACTCGTGATGGATGACGAAGAAATGATTAGAAAAGTCGTTGAATTTATATTGGAGGATACGGGATATGAAGTCCGGTTTGCGAAAGACGGGGCAGAGGCGTTGGAGTTGTATAAAGAAGCTATGAAGAGGGGAAATGCTTTTGATGCCGTTATACTCGACCTGACTGTACCGGGGGGAATGGGCGGCAAGGAAACAATGGAGAATCTGATCATGATAGACCCGAATGTCAGGGGGATAGTATCGAGTGGATATTTAAACGACCCGGAGATGGCGGATTTTGAGAAGTATGGATTTAAGGGGATTGTTAGCAAGCCATACGATGTTCAGGAACTAATTATGGTATTGCACAAGGTAATTTGCACCGAAAGATAA
- a CDS encoding MFS transporter encodes MSRHLIIVFTAMGIGVLLLAMDISAMNVALPVIEKQFDSHLSKIEWVINGYLLAFSMFIVTGGRLADIFGRKKLFYISILIFSGASLLGGLAQSDTWLICARVVQGFGAAILWPSIIGIINASVSDDRRGLAFGLILGSAGLGQSIGPITGGAFTEFLSWRWILLLNVPLGILTAAITFFSVRIKDVKTHGEKIDYEGIATLSLGLVLLMYALNQSASWGWSSLYTLGLLVLSLILIITFLSIEKRVPSALVPPDLMQNRGFMIPCFVISMISPAFFAALLYLPQYMEQFLGFSSLKAGIGMVPAMLVWAFVSPFAGKLYNVFGPKFIVSAAAVLIALGAFLFSLLTPESGYTSLLPGQVILGIGLGIGFSSITTAAIGAVNQSRSSLAGGLIYMFQIGGGALGLAVSTAIFTDISKRSLASTIGHAGITLNGAERNTVENFLSGLESKSRLVEQFSPAVGEKIVSIVHDSYILGLHDAMLFVSLISIAGAVLSLIYIEGKSRMV; translated from the coding sequence TTGAGCAGGCACCTTATAATCGTATTCACCGCAATGGGGATCGGGGTCCTTCTTCTCGCCATGGACATCTCCGCGATGAACGTGGCCCTTCCCGTTATCGAGAAACAGTTCGATTCACACCTCTCCAAGATCGAGTGGGTTATAAACGGTTATCTCCTGGCGTTTTCGATGTTCATAGTTACGGGCGGAAGGCTTGCCGACATATTCGGCAGGAAGAAGTTATTCTACATCTCCATTTTAATCTTTTCAGGCGCTTCCTTGTTGGGCGGCTTGGCTCAGTCAGACACCTGGCTCATCTGCGCGAGAGTAGTGCAGGGATTCGGAGCCGCGATTCTCTGGCCTTCCATAATCGGAATAATAAACGCTTCCGTTTCGGACGACAGGCGCGGCCTGGCGTTTGGCTTGATTCTGGGCTCTGCTGGCCTCGGCCAATCAATCGGGCCTATTACTGGAGGCGCGTTTACCGAGTTCTTGAGCTGGAGATGGATTCTTCTTTTAAACGTGCCTCTGGGCATACTGACAGCGGCTATCACTTTTTTCAGCGTAAGGATTAAAGATGTAAAAACCCACGGGGAGAAAATCGACTATGAGGGGATCGCGACGTTGTCGCTCGGGCTCGTGCTCCTCATGTACGCTCTGAATCAGTCGGCCTCGTGGGGGTGGAGCTCACTTTATACCTTAGGTCTCCTGGTTCTGTCACTTATTTTGATTATTACTTTTTTATCAATCGAGAAAAGGGTGCCGAGCGCTCTTGTACCTCCCGATCTTATGCAAAACAGGGGTTTTATGATTCCATGTTTCGTAATTTCCATGATATCCCCGGCGTTTTTTGCCGCGCTTCTCTATCTGCCTCAATATATGGAGCAGTTTCTGGGTTTTTCATCCCTGAAGGCGGGGATTGGAATGGTCCCGGCAATGCTGGTATGGGCATTCGTGTCTCCTTTTGCCGGAAAGCTGTATAATGTCTTCGGACCTAAATTCATAGTATCGGCGGCCGCCGTCCTGATAGCGCTGGGGGCTTTTCTCTTCTCCCTCCTGACTCCCGAATCAGGCTATACGTCCCTTTTACCCGGGCAAGTAATTCTTGGTATAGGTTTGGGAATCGGGTTCTCCTCGATTACAACCGCGGCTATAGGCGCGGTGAATCAATCGAGGTCTAGTCTGGCGGGGGGGCTTATCTATATGTTCCAGATAGGCGGCGGGGCGCTCGGTCTCGCCGTCTCCACCGCCATCTTTACGGATATAAGCAAGAGAAGCCTGGCGTCCACAATCGGTCACGCCGGAATTACGCTCAATGGGGCGGAGAGAAATACAGTCGAAAATTTCCTTTCAGGCCTGGAGTCGAAAAGCCGGTTGGTCGAGCAGTTCAGTCCCGCTGTCGGTGAAAAGATAGTTTCCATAGTGCACGATTCCTATATCCTGGGCCTCCACGATGCCATGCTCTTTGTCTCGCTGATTTCCATTGCGGGAGCGGTGCTTTCACTTATTTATATAGAAGGTAAGAGCAGGATGGTTTAA
- a CDS encoding isochorismatase family cysteine hydrolase gives MHIRPVLLVVDMQNGFCGIGGSFDKFGFNIKPYRDIIPNLQTIIGFMRRKGIPVYYAKAIREASGLDLLDRVHKIIPESRREKLDDMHLCIKDTWDADVIDEIYPEPDDYIVEKRRDSVFQDTEFELWLRSFGADTIIFTGIDAYICVESSVRDAFNKGYDVIVLDDCVASREEKLQLASLMQISEAYGWVMSSQKLIQKIDNKDLILTGIEPPSVSLVSSEGQA, from the coding sequence ATGCATATAAGACCGGTGCTCCTTGTAGTGGACATGCAGAACGGATTTTGCGGGATTGGCGGATCATTCGACAAGTTCGGGTTCAATATCAAGCCCTACAGGGATATAATCCCCAATCTGCAGACCATCATAGGTTTCATGCGCAGGAAGGGCATACCCGTTTATTACGCCAAGGCCATAAGGGAGGCTTCGGGACTCGATCTCCTCGACAGAGTCCACAAAATCATTCCCGAGAGCCGCAGGGAGAAGCTCGACGATATGCATCTGTGTATCAAAGATACATGGGATGCTGACGTAATAGACGAAATCTATCCCGAACCGGACGACTATATTGTCGAGAAGAGACGGGATTCCGTCTTTCAGGATACCGAGTTCGAGCTGTGGCTCAGGTCCTTCGGCGCAGACACCATAATTTTCACGGGCATTGATGCCTACATATGCGTGGAGAGTTCCGTCAGAGACGCCTTTAACAAGGGGTACGACGTCATTGTGCTGGACGACTGTGTTGCGTCCAGAGAGGAAAAGCTTCAACTCGCCTCCCTGATGCAGATATCCGAAGCCTACGGCTGGGTAATGTCCTCGCAAAAACTGATTCAAAAGATAGATAATAAAGATCTTATTCTTACCGGCATAGAGCCGCCGTCCGTTTCTCTCGTAAGTTCCGAAGGCCAGGCTTGA